Sequence from the Fictibacillus arsenicus genome:
AAATAAAAAAAGCCTCTCTTGATTGAGAGGCTTTTATTGTGCTGATTGTTGTTCCTGCTCTTGCTGACCGCCGCCAGATGCTTCTTTTTCTTTTTTCGAAATGGACTGATCGATTTCATCATGTGCAACTTTTTTCAGCATTTCTTGAATCTGGGCCTGAACAATTGGGCTTTCAAATGTTTCAAGCATAACCTTTTTCATTTCTTTCCTTACTGGCTGTGTATCAACAAGTCCTAAAAGCTTTTGAGCCATTTGCGGATTCTGCATGATTTTCATCACTTCTGCCTGATATTGCGGATCTTTAATAAGATCCTTCATCAGCTTTTCGTGTTCTTTTCGCATACTTTTTGCAAAAGCTACAGAGAACTTAGGGTCTTTAAAAAGTGTCTGCCAGAACTTCTGTCCTTTTTCAGAAAGAAGCTGCTGTTCAATCGTCTGTTTTACTACTTCTTGATCAATCAGGATTTCCTGCTGAATTTCTTTATCGGATAATACTTCTTTTATTGCTTTTTTTCCTTCATCTGTTTTTAATAAGTCGACAAACATCTTCTTTGTCGTTTCATAATCAATCTGGGAACTTCCCTGGGCTTCATTTTGAGCACAGCCCGTAAGAGAGGCCATAATGATACAAAAGAGGAAAATGTATATTTTTTTCAACTGGTTTCCTCCTCCTTTCAAGTGGGCTATATATCATTAGGATTGATTTTTAAGACTTATTTATACTGGTTATTTAAAGGAAAACTGGCAATTTAAAAAAGACATTGGTACAATCGTAACGGAGCAAGTTAGAGGGGGAAAACAAGCGTGAAAATCAAAAGTTGGCTCTTTTTATTTATAACCACACTTTTAATCGGAATTGTGAGTGCCATCACTGTAGGACTCATATTAAAATTTCCTGAGAACAGCACCATGTTTGAGCTGTTATTATACATTTTTGGACTGATCGGCTTTGGAGCCCTTTTCAGTGTTTTTAGCCAGATGGGCTTCTTTGCTTATTTGACTGTTCACCGTTTTGGCTTAGGTATCTTTAAGAGTCACCGCTTATGGAATGGTGTGCAGCTTGTTCTTATCGCTGTAGTACTTTTTGATTTATTTTATTTAAGATATACGTCCTTTCATAAAGAAGGCGACAGTATTGTGAACTATATTGTTATACCACTGGCGATTTTAGTATATGGTTTGATTATTGCATACTTAAAAGTTAAGCAAACATCTAACGTAGCATTTATCCCAACGCTTTTCTTTATTACGGTTGTAACCATTCTAGAATGGGTGCCTGTGCTTAAAGAAAACAATGCTCTATCCCTTTGGATGGGATTTGTTCCATTAATGCTATGTAATACGTATCAAATTTTAATGCTGCACAGATTACTGCAGAAGAACAATCAAAAAAAGCCCATTGCATCTTAAATGCATGGGCTTTTTGCTTTTTATCAGTTAACTTCTTTGCTGCTTGCTTCTGTATTGGCGATCATCTCACTGACGCTTACCAGTTTAAAACCGTCGCCTTTTAATTTATCAATAATTTGAGGAAGTGCTTTATGTGTCTGCTTAACGGAATCAGATGCATGAAGCAAAATGATATCTCCTGCTTTAGTGCCGTC
This genomic interval carries:
- the gerD gene encoding spore germination lipoprotein GerD; protein product: MKKIYIFLFCIIMASLTGCAQNEAQGSSQIDYETTKKMFVDLLKTDEGKKAIKEVLSDKEIQQEILIDQEVVKQTIEQQLLSEKGQKFWQTLFKDPKFSVAFAKSMRKEHEKLMKDLIKDPQYQAEVMKIMQNPQMAQKLLGLVDTQPVRKEMKKVMLETFESPIVQAQIQEMLKKVAHDEIDQSISKKEKEASGGGQQEQEQQSAQ
- a CDS encoding KinB-signaling pathway activation protein produces the protein MKIKSWLFLFITTLLIGIVSAITVGLILKFPENSTMFELLLYIFGLIGFGALFSVFSQMGFFAYLTVHRFGLGIFKSHRLWNGVQLVLIAVVLFDLFYLRYTSFHKEGDSIVNYIVIPLAILVYGLIIAYLKVKQTSNVAFIPTLFFITVVTILEWVPVLKENNALSLWMGFVPLMLCNTYQILMLHRLLQKNNQKKPIAS